From the genome of Uranotaenia lowii strain MFRU-FL chromosome 1, ASM2978415v1, whole genome shotgun sequence, one region includes:
- the LOC129757768 gene encoding probable cardiolipin synthase (CMP-forming): MLLYNGLLVPGKLLLGEINSGPLLSTIAAHLRQYRRAPVQLLFSPTKKYHYHQNLPSVQGDQRLGPTRNILGPAFYKCYSSSLKKEEGFQIKSVEGSEIIQNVLQKNKQLLKDKKDVLIHDIRTRKDKVKERVEEVIERENVATIPNFLCIGRIIMSPYLGYVIVQSDFSLAMGMLVVAGLTDLADGFIARHWPSQASRLGSFLDPLADKILLGTLVVSMSYVDLLPLWLSGMIIFRDVFLIAAGFVIRYISLPQPRTLSRYFDVTHATAQLEPTFVSKVNTAVQLATVAITLGAPVWNYLDHPYLHALWYLTGATTVAAALSYILNKDTYKILKKQQHEQQQKQHQSAKNSLKK, translated from the exons ATGTTGCTGTACAATGGCCTCCTGGTACCGGGCAAGCTACTGCTAGGTGAAATAAACAGCGGTCCGCTACTGTCGACAATAGCAGCACATCTGCGGCAGTATCGCCGGGCCCCGGTGCAATTgcttttcagtccaacaaaaaaGTACCACTATCACCAAAATTTACCTTCCGTTCAGGGTGATCAGAGGCTCGGACCCACCCGCAATATTTTGGGGCCAGCTTTCTACAAGTGCTATTCGTCTTCATTGAAGAAAGAAGAAGGTTTTCAGATCAAATCTGTCGAAGGAAGCGAAATAATCCAAAATGTGCTCCAGAAGAATAAGCAATTGCTGAAAGATAAGAAAGATGTGCTGATTCATGATATTCGAACGCGCAAGGATAAAGTTAAAGAGCGAGTAGAAGAGGTCATCGAACGGGAGAATGTCGCtacaattccaaatttcctcTGCATCGGTCGAATCATCATGTCTCCCTATCTGGGGTATGTGATAGTACAGTCTGACTTTTCGCTTGCCATGGGAATGTTGGTGGTAGCAGGGTTAACGGATCTGGCCGACGGTTTTATTGCACGACACTGGCCAAGCCAAGCAAGCCGATTGGGTTCCTTCCTGGATCCACTGGCAGACAAAATCTTGCTCGGGACGCTGGTAGTTTCGATGAGCTACGTGGATTTGTTACCCCTGTGGCTGTCGGGAATGATCATTTTCCGCGATGTGTTCTTGATCGCGGCCGGTTTTGTTATTCGGTACATCAGCCTACCTCAGCCG CGCACTCTTTCGCGGTACTTTGACGTGACGCACGCCACCGCTCAGCTGGAGCCTACCTTCGTGAGCAAAGTCAACACTGCCGTTCAGTTGGCCACAGTTGCCATCACCCTGGGGGCACCCGTTTGGAACTATCTGGATCATCCGTACTTGCACGCCCTGTGGTATCTGACGGGTGCGACAACGGTGGCCGCCGCCTTGAGCTATATCCTTAACAAAGatacatacaaaattttgaagaaacaacaGCACGAGCAACAGCAAAAACAACATCAATCGGCAAAGAattcgttgaaaaaataa
- the LOC129738522 gene encoding complex I intermediate-associated protein 30, mitochondrial produces the protein MLSLTRQFLALNVTGKFTLQRFYSHLLNHSNSIGLKPRNGISPLPVVLSQNLFWERDRKGGYGDKNKPPVSRKQMLLDGLRELRKEFAMFEQEWREKLACDPLVVFRPGETDVVFNFESQPDLDRWVVTSDRDHGEGFSEANFELSPAGFGLFHGKLESRAPKDGRIKKAGYANIRSQRIRKSFKRDAFFEWEQYNTLVLKVRGDGRTYLINLASEGYYDILWNDVYHYVLYTRGGPHWQTARIPFSKFFLSSKGRVQDSQAPIPLNRISNIGFSVGSRGGHDGQFRLEFDYIGVEYDPSHTEEFAYEMYKQQKYIVGT, from the exons atgtTGTCCCTCACCCGTCAATTTCTAGCTTTAAATGTGACTGGCAAATTTACGCTTCAACGCTTTTATTCGCACCTGTTAAATCATTCGAATAGCATCGGTTTAAAACCTCGAAATGGCATCTCGCCACTTCCGGTAGTGTTATCGCAGAACCTATTCTGGGAGCGGGATCGCAAAGGTGGCTACGGGGACAAAAACAAACCGCCGGTCTCCCGCAAACAGATGCTGCTCGATGGCCTCCGGGAGCTGAGGAAAGAGTTTGCCATGTTCGAACAGGAGTGGCGCGAAAAGTTGGCCTGCGATCCTCTGGTGGTATTTCGTCCGGGTGAAACGGATGTGGTGTTCAACTTCGAAAGCCAACCGGATCTGGACCGGTGGGTAGTGACGAGTGACCGAGACCATGGTGAAGGCTTCTCGGAAGCCAATTTCGAACTTAGCCCGGCTGGGTTCGGATTGTTCCACGGCAAACTGGAGTCGCGTGCTCCGAAGGACGGGCGGATCAAAAAGGCCGGATACGCGAATATTCGCAGCCAGAGGATACGG AAATCTTTTAAACGGGATGCCTTCTTCGAATGGGAACAGTACAacactttggttttgaaagtGCGGGGAGACGGTCGAACTTACCTGATCAATTTGGCTTCCGAGGGCTATTACGACATCTTGTGGAATGATGTGTATCATTATGTGCTGTACACACGCGGGGGTCCACATTGGCAGACCGCACGGATTCCATTCAGTAAATTTTTCCTCTCATCGAAGGGACGCGTGCAAGACAGTCAGGCGCCGATTCCTTTGAACAGGATCAGTAACATAGGTTTTTCGGTGGGTTCACGCGGAGGTCATGACGGACAGTTTCGGCTGGAATTCGATTATATAGGGGTGGAATACGATCCGTCGCATACAGAGGAATTCGCTTATGAGATGTATAAACAACAGAAGTATATCGTGGGCACGTGA